In the genome of Geotrypetes seraphini chromosome 16, aGeoSer1.1, whole genome shotgun sequence, one region contains:
- the LOC117350651 gene encoding mothers against decapentaplegic homolog 6-like isoform X1, whose protein sequence is MFRSRRSCFVRRLWRHRCGGSQSVSFTRGQIDGSPNPEESLNTAKVTAHSLFRRLKDEQLQVLAEVVESKGARDSSCILVPQPKQALAPHLVLCRLYRWPDLKHAQELKRLCYCEVFWRRGTEGSSSCCNPYHFSRLCTPESPPPPYRKLAALDYSWPELGKRLYARESAKPSNCNNSSWDWHDTTLSRTSIKDGYWCKLAYWEHRTRVGCLHAVYESSVNIFCDLPQGSGFCLGQLSSERCSEAVRRTRGKIGQGLLLSLEKDGVWAYNRSEHPIFVNSPTLAPPGSRTLSVHKVLPGYSMKIFDSERPVIAGSPSVLGDGPWDPNSIRISFAKGWGPYYSRQFITSCPCWLEILLNCPRRAVLSP, encoded by the exons ATGTTCCGGTCCCGGCGGTCCTGCTTCGTGAGACGACTTTGGAGACATCGCTGTGGAGGTTCCCAGTCTGTGTCTTTCACTCGTGGCCAAATAGATGGAAGCCCCAACCCTGAGGAGTCCCTTAATACCGCCAAGGTGACTGCTCACTCCCTCTTCCGGAGGCTGAAGGATGAGCAGCTGCAGGTTCTGGCCGAGGTGGTGGAGAGCAAGGGAGCCCGAGACTCCAGCTGTATCCTGGTGCCCCAGCCCAAGCAGGCCTTGGCCCCCCATCTGGTTCTATGTAGGCTGTACCGCTGGCCAGACCTCAAGCATGCTCAGGAGCTGAAGAGACTCTGTTATTGTGAGGTGTTCTGGAGGAGAGGCACCGAGGGAAGCTCATCCTGCTGCAACCCCTACCATTTCAGCCGGCTCTGCACACCAG agTCTCCACCCCCACCCTATCGTAAACTGGCAGCCCTGGATTATTCCTGGCCGGAGCTGGGTAAGCGCCTCTATGCCCGGGAGTCTGCTAAGCCGAGTAACTGTAATAACTCCAGTTGGGACTGGCATG ACACTACACTGTCCAGAACCAGCATCAAAGATGGGTACTGGTGTAAACTGGCTTACTGGGAGCACCGGACCCGTGTGGGCTGCCTCCATGCCGTGTACGAGTCCTCTGTCAACATTTTCTGTGACCTGCCTCAGGGAAGTGGCTTTTGCCTGGGGCAGCTAAGCTCCGAACGCTGCAGCGAGGCCGTGAGACGCACCCGGGGCAAGATCGGGCAAGGGCTGTTGCTGAGCCTGGAGAAGGATGGCGTCTGGGCATACAACCGCAGTGAGCATCCCATCTTTGTCAACTCCCCGACGCTAGCTCCGCCCGGCTCTCGCACCCTTTCTGTCCACAAGGTTCTGCCTGGGTATTCCATGAAGATCTTTGACTCTGAACGTCCAGTGATAGCCGGCAGCCCATCGGTGCTTGGTGACGGGCCCTGGGATCCTAACAGTATACGAATTAGTTTTGCCAAAGGTTGGGGGCCCTATTACTCCCGGCAGTTCATCACATCCTGTCCCTGCTGGTTGGAGATCTTACTGAACTGCCCCAGACGAGCAGTTCTGTCACCCTGA
- the LOC117350651 gene encoding mothers against decapentaplegic homolog 6-like isoform X2: MFRSRRSCFVRRLWRHRCGGSQSVSFTRGQIDGSPNPEESLNTAKVTAHSLFRRLKDEQLQVLAEVVESKGARDSSCILVPQPKQALAPHLVLCRLYRWPDLKHAQELKRLCYCEVFWRRGTEGSSSCCNPYHFSRLCTPESPPPPYRKLAALDYSWPELDTTLSRTSIKDGYWCKLAYWEHRTRVGCLHAVYESSVNIFCDLPQGSGFCLGQLSSERCSEAVRRTRGKIGQGLLLSLEKDGVWAYNRSEHPIFVNSPTLAPPGSRTLSVHKVLPGYSMKIFDSERPVIAGSPSVLGDGPWDPNSIRISFAKGWGPYYSRQFITSCPCWLEILLNCPRRAVLSP; the protein is encoded by the exons ATGTTCCGGTCCCGGCGGTCCTGCTTCGTGAGACGACTTTGGAGACATCGCTGTGGAGGTTCCCAGTCTGTGTCTTTCACTCGTGGCCAAATAGATGGAAGCCCCAACCCTGAGGAGTCCCTTAATACCGCCAAGGTGACTGCTCACTCCCTCTTCCGGAGGCTGAAGGATGAGCAGCTGCAGGTTCTGGCCGAGGTGGTGGAGAGCAAGGGAGCCCGAGACTCCAGCTGTATCCTGGTGCCCCAGCCCAAGCAGGCCTTGGCCCCCCATCTGGTTCTATGTAGGCTGTACCGCTGGCCAGACCTCAAGCATGCTCAGGAGCTGAAGAGACTCTGTTATTGTGAGGTGTTCTGGAGGAGAGGCACCGAGGGAAGCTCATCCTGCTGCAACCCCTACCATTTCAGCCGGCTCTGCACACCAG agTCTCCACCCCCACCCTATCGTAAACTGGCAGCCCTGGATTATTCCTGGCCGGAGCTGG ACACTACACTGTCCAGAACCAGCATCAAAGATGGGTACTGGTGTAAACTGGCTTACTGGGAGCACCGGACCCGTGTGGGCTGCCTCCATGCCGTGTACGAGTCCTCTGTCAACATTTTCTGTGACCTGCCTCAGGGAAGTGGCTTTTGCCTGGGGCAGCTAAGCTCCGAACGCTGCAGCGAGGCCGTGAGACGCACCCGGGGCAAGATCGGGCAAGGGCTGTTGCTGAGCCTGGAGAAGGATGGCGTCTGGGCATACAACCGCAGTGAGCATCCCATCTTTGTCAACTCCCCGACGCTAGCTCCGCCCGGCTCTCGCACCCTTTCTGTCCACAAGGTTCTGCCTGGGTATTCCATGAAGATCTTTGACTCTGAACGTCCAGTGATAGCCGGCAGCCCATCGGTGCTTGGTGACGGGCCCTGGGATCCTAACAGTATACGAATTAGTTTTGCCAAAGGTTGGGGGCCCTATTACTCCCGGCAGTTCATCACATCCTGTCCCTGCTGGTTGGAGATCTTACTGAACTGCCCCAGACGAGCAGTTCTGTCACCCTGA